The Lacticaseibacillus rhamnosus DNA window TGTAGTGGCCTCAGCTTGTACATGCACAGACTGGTTATTATAGTTAACACCGTCAAAATTAGAAATGGCAGTTGTTGCACTCGTGTGATAAGGCGCAGCAGTGTAAATGCCATCTTTTCGCGTATTCTGATTGACAATCGTGGCATCATAACTTACTGCTTTTGTCGAGGAAATTGAATCATATGCAGGGGCCGGTGGCGTTACCGCATTGGGCTGTGTAAATAAGCCTGTATAGTCAACCGTGACATCAATTGACTTTGATGCACCGGGCAAATAGGCTAATGAAGAATACTGCCAAGCGCCAAAGTCCTGATTCCACATTGAATTAGCACTTGGCGTATAAGGATAATCCGCAATCCAGGTGCGGCTTTTGCCGACTGTATTGATAGCAGCATTAGAGTATTCATAATATTTACCGGTGTATAAAACGTGATGTGTGTATCCACGCCGATTAAGTGTTTGCCAAAATGCATTTAAATTACCGCCAACATCGCCACTCACGTCATTTCCTTCAACGTCCGCCACAACATTGACCTGCTTACCCACATTTAGCTTATCTAGTGTGTTAGCAAAATGATTAGCCTCTGCCACTGCATCAGCACTTGACCCGAAGCGACTGTAATGATACATGGAAACCGTCATACCCGCATTCCGTGCATATTGAACTTCGCTTGCAGCAAATGGATTTTGGTAATTGGTTCCTTCCGAGGCCTTAACAACGGCACCTTTTACGCCAAGTGAACGTAGTGTATTAAAATTCGCTTGCGTCATCCAACCTTGATAAGACGCAATATCTACTACGTCTGTTCGCGGTACCGATTGATTACCAATCGTAAAACTCATCATGGTCAACGGACTTGCAGCAAACGTCTGAATATTTGCCTGTGCCGCAGCCTGCGTTGTCGTATCGCCATTTTGAGCACTCGAGAAAGTTCGGACGCCGTTTGCAGCATTGGTATTCGGCATCCCCGCGCCACTTTCATTAGAATGCTGATTCATATCATGGAAAGCCGCTGCTTGGTTTTGTGTTGACTGCGTGCTTGTGCTCTCATTAGTGTCAGCAGATACACTGACTGGTGTCCCCAATACAAGTTGTGAAAACAAAAGTGACGAAGCAATCGCAGCAGACGCCCAAAATAACTTATTTTTCAAAATTTTCTCCTTTGACCCCATAAAAACTCCTCCTAGAACGAAACCTTAAACACAGACCATTATACATGGACCACGACAAGTTTTAAAGAAACATTCTGATGACAAAAAAATTTGTGGCTCAAGTACTGACGATTCTTAAAGACAATCAAATTCGGTGATCAGAAATCTCACGGTCGAAAGTTCTTTTCTGAACCTGAACAAGCCATTGGTAAAGTGTCGGTACCGCCAACAAGAATAAAACATAATACTGTTCAAACCGATATCGCGCCTGAGTTTCCATAAAAATATAAGCAAAAAAGAACATACCAAAAACAAGCGCCGGTAAAAGGTAGCTCATTCGCGTTGTCACCCGTTTTTCCGTTAAAACACGCTTGAAGGTCCCCAAAACCGTGCTGGAATAAATAACTATCCCTGAAAAGTTCAAAGATGAGATTAGTAACGGATGGCGATCCAGGAAATGTTGATTACCGCCAAGATTATATTGATTATCGACATTTCCAATGAAGCCTGTGAATCGCTTCATAACTTCCTGAATATCGATGCCATGTGTAAAGGCATTTCTTAGTTTCTCGGCAGCCGCGTCTTTATAAAGTGCATAATCGAAGTGATAGGCCTTCAAATCATAATAGAGCTGTGACTTTCGGGCACTTGTCGTATACTTGCCGCTAACGCCTTTCCCGGTCAGACCAATTAAGAACTTATAGTAAGGGTTCCCGCCTTTGATCCCGTATGGTGCAATACCCGAAAGAATAAACAGCTGATTAATGGCCCACCCAAGGATCCAAAAGCAGCTTAGAAATAAGACGGCCTCACCTAAACGTTGCCGACTTTTTTGCTGAATCGCTTGAATAATTAAGGCAACCAAAATCGCCATTGCCACTACCACCGCAGTCGGACGCAAAACCTGGGCCACTGCGATGCAAATAGCCGCTATTAAAAGATTCAGCCAAGATCGACGTTTAAGAACAAAGTATATCGCTAAGGCTTCCAACAACAGACCCTCGTGTTGGTTATTAATAATGCCGGCGCCAATGAAGATAAATGGGAAAAATGCAAACAGCCCTGCCCCAAAAAAAGCAACATGACGATTTGAAAATAGCCTTAACGTTTTATAAAGTGTCAGAACAGTTAAGGTTATGACCACCATTTCAACAATTTTAAAGTATAAAAGACGATCACCAAACACGCGCATGAACACTGAAAGATAATAGGCATAGCCAATCTGGAAATTATAATATCTAAAGTAATCGCTAGGCTTAACTGCTTGGCTCTTAAAAGTCCCATTGACAATATCACGCGCACCTTCAAGCAATACCTGATAGTCACTGACCGGCTTTGTTCGATACACATAATTCCAAAGTCCCAAGAAAATAATCGTGATCCCTGCCAGCAAAAATAGAGCTTGCCAATCAGAGAGGTTAACGGTACTTAGTTTAAAAAGTAAAAAAAAGGTGATTACAACGCCCATACCTCCCAGTACAAAGGCGGGTGTTCCCCAAGCAGCTCCTTCTACCACCTGGATTTTAAAAAGACACAATAGGCAGAATATGAAGACCCCAACAAGCAGGTACCTTGCCAACCGATTAATAAACTTATTAGAATCTTCAAGAATAAGTTCAACACGCTGTTTCACTTTATGTATTTCCTCCAATTCTCCTCGCAATCTCCAAAGTATGAGGTTCTCGTTGAAGCTTGTAATTTCAATATAATCCCGACTTTAACGACGCTTCTCCAAACAGTCATCCCCCAAAATGCTTTCATTATGCCGCAGCCCCTGAAAAGGTCTTGGTGAGCTCATCACGACTTATTTTGCCACGGATGAAGTTTCAAGATTGCAACACCGCCATGTTATACTACTTTTCGGATGTTGCTATTAGATCAATTCGGCTAAGGAGGGATATTGGCAGTGGATCTTATTTTGTTGCCATTCATCGGTTTTATTTTTGCAAGTATGCGCCCAAGTCAAAATCTTCAGGATGGGCATTTGGGCAAAAACGCTACCAACAACCTAAAGGGTATTAGTATCATTTTCATCATTCTGCACCATATCAATCAAGAGATCGGTGAAGTAGGCGGGACTTTTTTTTCGTCTCGCTTAACGCTTGCAGGCAGGCTTGGCGTTGCCATCTTCTTCTTTGTCTCAGGTTATGGCGTCATGCGTCAGTATCAGATAAAGGGATCCACTTACTTAAAGAATTTTTTATCACACCGAGTGTTACCAATTGTGGTACTTTATCTGCTTGCAATGGCGATCATCTTTCCGATTAAGCACCAGTTTATGGGATTGA harbors:
- a CDS encoding GW dipeptide domain-containing protein translates to MGSKEKILKNKLFWASAAIASSLLFSQLVLGTPVSVSADTNESTSTQSTQNQAAAFHDMNQHSNESGAGMPNTNAANGVRTFSSAQNGDTTTQAAAQANIQTFAASPLTMMSFTIGNQSVPRTDVVDIASYQGWMTQANFNTLRSLGVKGAVVKASEGTNYQNPFAASEVQYARNAGMTVSMYHYSRFGSSADAVAEANHFANTLDKLNVGKQVNVVADVEGNDVSGDVGGNLNAFWQTLNRRGYTHHVLYTGKYYEYSNAAINTVGKSRTWIADYPYTPSANSMWNQDFGAWQYSSLAYLPGASKSIDVTVDYTGLFTQPNAVTPPAPAYDSISSTKAVSYDATIVNQNTRKDGIYTAAPYHTSATTAISNFDGVNYNNQSVHVQAEATTFRGTYVQVKAQDGKVFWIDKNGTAQFSFDKVVSNKAVNYTATIQQKGRADGIYTAGPYHTSVETSGGNSDATKYNGQKVQVIAEAVTTRAGGTTYNRVKLANGQTFWIDKRGLTTTTATGTSSYDKILTTKSVSYLAIVDQTHRADGLYQEGPYHTSAATAIGNANTKSLNGRLVQVINEATTSRPTHSTYVQIRLGNGKTYWTDKLALTSFSSLSPILSTKSVSYSAVINQKTRTDGLYVDGPYHTSITTLGGNDNAKRFDGQQVHASVEQKTDRGTYVKVQFANGQTYWIDKSGLTVK
- a CDS encoding glycosyltransferase family 39 protein, whose protein sequence is MKQRVELILEDSNKFINRLARYLLVGVFIFCLLCLFKIQVVEGAAWGTPAFVLGGMGVVITFFLLFKLSTVNLSDWQALFLLAGITIIFLGLWNYVYRTKPVSDYQVLLEGARDIVNGTFKSQAVKPSDYFRYYNFQIGYAYYLSVFMRVFGDRLLYFKIVEMVVITLTVLTLYKTLRLFSNRHVAFFGAGLFAFFPFIFIGAGIINNQHEGLLLEALAIYFVLKRRSWLNLLIAAICIAVAQVLRPTAVVVAMAILVALIIQAIQQKSRQRLGEAVLFLSCFWILGWAINQLFILSGIAPYGIKGGNPYYKFLIGLTGKGVSGKYTTSARKSQLYYDLKAYHFDYALYKDAAAEKLRNAFTHGIDIQEVMKRFTGFIGNVDNQYNLGGNQHFLDRHPLLISSLNFSGIVIYSSTVLGTFKRVLTEKRVTTRMSYLLPALVFGMFFFAYIFMETQARYRFEQYYVLFLLAVPTLYQWLVQVQKRTFDREISDHRI